Proteins encoded in a region of the Euleptes europaea isolate rEulEur1 chromosome 3, rEulEur1.hap1, whole genome shotgun sequence genome:
- the TRAPPC3 gene encoding trafficking protein particle complex subunit 3 produces MARQGSRGGGESKKMSSELFTLTYGALVTQLCKDYENDEDVNKQLDKMGYNIGVRLIEDFLARSNVGRCHDFRETADVIAKVAFKMYLGITPSITNWSPAGDEFSLILENNPLVDFVELPDNHSSLIYSNLLCGVLRGALEMVQMAVDVKFVQDTLKGDGVTEIRMKFIKRIEDNLPAGEE; encoded by the exons AGCTCGGAGCTCTTCACGCTGACTTACGGGGCGCTGGTCACTCAGCTCTGTAAAGACTACGAGAACGACGAAGATGTGAACAAGCAGCTTGATAAAAT GGGCTACAACATAGGTGTTCGACTTATAGAAGACTTCCTGGCTCGATCCAACGTGGGGAGGTGCCACGACTTCCGAGAAACTGCAGATGTCATTGCAAAG GTGGCCTTTAAAATGTACTTGGGCATTACCCCGAGCATCACAAACTGGAGCCCGGCAGGTGACGAGTTCTCCCTCATCCTTGAAAACAATCCCCTGGTGGACTTTGTGGAGCTGCCCGATAACCACTCGTCTCTTATTTATTCTAACCTCTTGTGTGGGGTCCTGCGGGGAGCCCTGGAaatg GTTCAGATGGCCGTGGATGTCAAATTTGTGCAAGACACATTGAAAGGAGATGGAGTCACAGAAATCAGGATGAAATTTATCAAGCGGATTGAAGACAATCTCCCTGCGGGAGAGGAGTGA